One genomic window of Oryctolagus cuniculus chromosome 11, mOryCun1.1, whole genome shotgun sequence includes the following:
- the GFRA4 gene encoding GDNF family receptor alpha-4, with product MAHCWGPALLLLLLLLRRIWKDRGGKRQPQGRTTRLGRPRNPEIRSNGLRVGEWREGRARCLTPKGRGQRAEGRGERGEGRGERAGVLSAISKTCPLPKSPVRTAGVGGALWTPLWPRGGSSGDRGGASGAGQAQPPHAHARPRSVSQAPPEPEGRAEPTVHVSGLHSVPTGGGRGRACRVCAGRTETCSPPTPPSESASWAGGNRCVDAAEACTEDARCQQLRAEYVAQCLSRAARGGCPRTRCRRALRRFFARGPPALTLALLFCPCAGPSCAERRRQTFVPTCAFSGPGAEPPSCLVPLDTCEQSRVCRPRLLAFQASCAPVPRALDGCPRDQGVRCLRAYAGLVGTAVTPNYVDNASARVAPWCDCGASGNRREECEAFRGLFTRNRCLDGAIQDFDSVWSPVLQRQLDSHRDAKPSLMQVPSAEGMLEGSLLPVVLPVLALQDLL from the exons ATGGCCCACTGCTGGGGGCctgcgctgctgctgctgctgctgctactga GGAGAATCTGGAAGGACCGGGGAGGGAAACGCCAGCCGCAGGGGCGCACGACGAGGTTAGGAAGACCCAGAAACCCAGAGATCCGGTCAAACGGTCTCCGTGTAGGAGagtggagggaaggaagggccaGGTGTCTCACGCCaaaggggagagggcagagggcagagggcagaggggagaggggagaggggagaggggagagggcaggggtccTCAGTGCCATTTCCAAGACGTGTCCATTACCCAAGTCCCCTGTCAGGACCGCGGGAGTCGGAGGAGCGCTGTGGACCCCGCTTTGGCCGCGTGGGGGCAGTTCTGGGGACCGTGGTGGTGCCTCTGGGGCAGGTCAGGCACAACCTCCACACGCCCATGCCCGCCCCCGCAGCGTGTCGCAGGCACCCCCAGAGCCCGAAGGCCGGGCGGAGCCAACCGTCCACGTCTCCGGGCTACACTCTGTCCCCACTGGAGGTGGGCGTGGGCGCGCGTGTAGGGTGTGTGCAGGGCGCACGGAGACCTGcagcccacccacccctccatcaGAGTCGGCGAGCTGGGCCGGCGGGAATCGATGCGTAGACGCAGCCGAGGCGTGCACGGAAGACGCGCGGTGCCAGCAACTGCGCGCCGAGTACGTGGCGCAGTGCCTGAGTCGGGCCGCGCGGGGAGGCTGCCCCCGCACCCGCTGCCGCCGCGCCTTGCGCCGCTTCTTCGCCCGCGGGCCGCCCGCGCTCACCCTCGCGCTGCTCTTCTGCCCATGCGCTGGCCCCTCATGCGCCGAGCGTCGGCGCCAGACCTTCGTGCCCACCTGCGCCTTCTCGGGGCCGGGCGCGGAACCGCCCTCCTGCCTCGTGCCCTTGGACACCTGCGAGCAGAGCCGGGTCTGCAG GCCCCGCCTCCTGGCCTTCCAGGCCTCCTGCGCCCCGGTGCCCCGCGCCCTCGACGGCTGCCCGCGCGACCAGGGCGTCCGCTGCCTGCGCGCCTATGCCGGCCTCGTGG GCACCGCAGTCACCCCCAACTACGTGGACAACGCGAGCGCACGAGTGGCGCCCTGGTGCGACTGCGGAGCCAGCGGAAACCGACGTGAGGAATGCGAAGCCTTCCGAGGGCTCTTCACGAGGAACCGCTGCCTGG ATGGTGCCATCCAGGACTTTGACAGCGTGTGGTCTCCAGTCCTGCAGAGACAGCTGGACTCCCACCGGGACGCCAAGCCCAGCCTCATGCAG GTGCCCTCCGCAGAGGGGATGCTGGAGGGGAGCCTCCTGCCTGTCGTACTTCCTGTCCTGGCTCTTCAAGACCTGCTCTGA